From Oryctolagus cuniculus chromosome 17, mOryCun1.1, whole genome shotgun sequence, a single genomic window includes:
- the GJC1 gene encoding gap junction gamma-1 protein has translation MSWSFLTRLLEEIHNHSTFVGKIWLTVLIVFRIVLTAVGGESIYYDEQSKFVCNTEQPGCENVCYDAFAPLSHVRFWVFQIILVATPSVMYLGYAIHKIAKMEHGEADKKAARSKPYAMRWKQHRALEETEEDHEEDPMMYPEMELESEKENKEQTQPKPKHDGRRRIREDGLMKIYVLQLLARTVFEVGFLVGQYFLYGFQVHPFYVCSRLPCPHKIDCFISRPTEKTIFLLIMYGVTGLCLLLNIWEMLHLGFGTIRDSLNSKRRELEDPGAYNYPFTWNTPSAPPGYNIAVKPDQIQYTELSNAKIAYKQNKANIAQEQQYGSHEEHLPADLETLQREIRMAQERLDLAIQAYSHQNNPHGPREKRAKVGSKAGSNKSSASSKSGDGKTSVWI, from the coding sequence ATGAGTTGGAGCTTCCTGACTCGCCTGCTAGAGGAGATCCACAACCACTCCACCTTTGTAGGGAAGATCTGGCTCACGGTGCTCATTGTCTTCCGCATAGTGCTCACAGCTGTGGGCGGGGAGTCCATCTACTACGACGAGCAAAGCAAGTTTGTGTGCAACACGGAGCAGCCGGGCTGCGAGAATGTCTGCTATGACGCCTTTGCCCCCCTCTCCCATGTGCGCTTCTGGGTGTTCCAGATCATCCTGGTGGCCACACCCTCGGTGATGTACCTGGGCTATGCCATTCACAAGATTGCCAAAATGGAGCACGGTGAAGCAGACAAGAAGGCAGCCCGGAGCAAGCCCTACGCGATGCGCTGGAAGCAGCACCGGGCTctggaagaaacagaagaggaccATGAAGAGGACCCCATGATGTATCCAGAAATGGAGCtggaaagtgaaaaagaaaataaagagcagACCCAACCTAAACCCAAGCATGACGGCCGCCGACGGATCCGGGAGGACGGGCTCATGAAAATCTACGTGCTGCAGTTGCTGGCAAGGACCGTGTTTGAGGTGGGCTTTCTGGTCGGACAGTACTTTCTGTATGGCTTCCAGGTCCACCCGTTTTATGTGTGCAGCAGGCTTCCCTGCCCCCATAAGATAGACTGCTTCATTTCCAGACCCACGGAAAAGACCATCTTCCTTCTGATAATGTATGGTGTTACAGGCCTCTGCCTGTTGCTCAACATTTGGGAGATGCTTCATTTAGGGTTTGGGACCATTCGAGACTCACTAAACAGTAAAAGGAGGGAGCTTGAGGATCCGGGTGCTTACAATTATCCTTTCACTTGGAATACACCATCCGCTCCCCCTGGCTATAACATTGCCGTCAAACCAGATCAGATCCAGTACACCGAGCTGTCCAACGCTAAGATCGCCTACAAGCAAAACAAGGCCAACATCGCCCAGGAGCAGCAGTACGGCAGCCACGAGGAGCACCTCCCTGCCGACTTGGAGACCCTGCAGCGGGAGATCAGGATGGCGCAGGAGCGCTTGGATCTAGCGATCCAGGCCTACAGCCACCAGAACAACCCCCATGGTCCCCGGGAAAAGAGGGCCAAAGTGGGGTCCAAAGCTGGGTCCAACAAAAGCAGTGCTAGTAGCAAATCAGGGGATGGGAAGACCTCCGTCTGGATTTAA